A region from the Leopardus geoffroyi isolate Oge1 chromosome E3, O.geoffroyi_Oge1_pat1.0, whole genome shotgun sequence genome encodes:
- the ZKSCAN2 gene encoding zinc finger protein with KRAB and SCAN domains 2, with protein sequence MDASLDPQMDAPLEVEGCLIMKVEKDPEWASEPTLEGSESSESETFRKCFRQFCYEDVTGPHEAFSKLWELCCRWLKPEMRSKEQILELLVIEQFLTILPEKIQAWAQKQCPESGEEAVALVIHLEKETGRLRQQVSSPVHSEKQVPLGAAWEVTDFQPEQVETQPRLVSLEEAGSLRSGREEQLNWKREHRPLPKNARPSPWLPVPATEWNNIGQEGTTTPLPVVSQGPVKDVRVARGFSYKKSVHQIPVHRDLYRDIRKESAGNMVSLGSTVSVSNKIARLEQRKEPWTLGVHSSNKRSILRSNYIKEKPVHATQIPARSAGRMWGEQQHWGLEDEKIAGVHWSYEETKTFLAILKESRFYETLQACPRNSQVYGAVAEWLRECGFLRTPEQCRTKFKSLQKSYRKVRNGHVLEPCAFFEDMDALLNPAAHASAADKPKEIISLPRLKRVDVNAKEQTSLLEEEEAAEASDGDERGVAFIRKSEIRGAPVLFQNLSGVHWGYEETKTFLDILRETRFYEALQACHRKSKLYGAVAEQLRECGFLRTPEQCRTKFKSLQKSYRKVKNGHVLESCAFYKEMDALINSRAAAPSADTPEEVPSPSGQEREEVEMESQEPTGWEPEETSQEATGEDSGSERTSEEEIVHESEFQGPPGLLQSPSDFEIGRSIKEDATQVIYKDMEQHRALIEKSKRVVSQNADPGKYRKRECISGRQWESLQAVRQGKLMSQPRDLGRAAAHPRPLVGRRPYRLLKYGDGFGRNARLMCRVTHQKENPYQCGVCGKCFGRSRSLIRHQRIHTGEKPFKCLDCGKSFNDSSNFGAHQRIHTGEKPYRCGECGKCFSQSSSLIIHQRTHTGEKPYQCGECGKSFTNSSHFSAHRRVHTGENPYKCVDCEKSFNNCTRFREHRRIHTGEKPYGCAQCGKRFSKSSVLAKHREVHSREKLLPHPPPACALESPPKGKTDDFRKTF encoded by the exons ATGGATGCATCCCTGGACCCTCAGATGGACGCACCCCTGGAGGTTGAGGGATGCTTAATAATGAAAGTAGAAAAGGACCCCGAGTGGGCATCGGAGCCCACTCTGGAAGGATCGGAGAGCTCTGAATCTGAGACCTTTCGCAAATGCTTCAGGCAATTCTGTTACGAGGATGTGACTGGACCCCATGAAGCTTTCAGTAAACTCTGGGAACTTTGCTGCCGGTGGCTGAAGCCCGAAATGCGTTCCAAGGAGCAGATCCTTGAGCTGCTGGTGATTGAACAGTTTCTCACCATTTTGCCCGAGAAGATTCAGGCGTGGGCTCAGAAACAGTGTCCGGAAAGTGGAGAGGAGGCGGTGGCCCTGGTAATACATTTGGAGAAAGAGACTGGAAGACTAAGACAGCAG GTTAGCAGTCCTGTGCACTCAGAGAAGCAGGTACCACTGGGAGCAGCATGGGAGGTAACGGACTTTCAGCCAGAGCAGGTGGAGACCCAGCCCAGACTGGTGTCTCTGGAGGAAGCTGGAAGCCTCCGCTCAGGACGGGAGGAGCAGCTGAACTGGAAGAGAGAGCATCGGCCCTTACCCAAGAATG CTCGGCCTTCTCCCTGGCTTCCTGTCCCTGCTACTGAATGGAACAACATAGGTCAGGAAGGAACAACCACACCATTACCTGTTGTGTCTCAG GGGCCGGTGAAAGATGTCCGCGTGGCGAGAGGCTTTTCCTACAAAAAGAGCGTACATCAGATTCCCGTTCACAGAGACCTGTACCGGGATATTAGGAAAGAGAGTGCTGGGAATATGGTCTCCCTGG GAAGTACCGTGTCCGTGTCTAACAAGATTGCCCGGTTGGAGCAAAGAAAGGAGCCATGGACCCTAGGTGTACACTCTTCTAACAAAAGGAGTATTCTCCGAAGCAACTACATCAAGGAAAAGCCGGTTCACGCGACTCAGATCCCCGCGCGCAGTGCGGGGCGAATGTGGGGCGAGCAGCAGCACTGGGGTTTGGAGGACGAGAAAATAGCAGGCGTGCACTGGAGCTATGAGGAGACGAAGACGTTCCTCGCGATTCTCAAGGAGTCTCGCTTTTATGAAACGCTGCAGGCTTGTCCCCGGAACAGCCAGGTGTACGGGGCCGTGGCCGAGTGGCTGCGCGAGTGCGGCTTCCTCCGGACGCCGGAGCAGTGCCGGACCAAGTTCAAAAGTCTCCAGAAGAGCTACCGGAAGGTGAGAAACGGCCACGTGCTGGAACCCTGTGCCTTCTTTGAGGACATGGACGCCCTGTTGAACCCCGCAGCCCATGCTTCAGCCGCTGATAAGCCAAAggagattatctctctccccaGACTGAAGAGAGTTGATGTCAATGCTAAAGAACAGACCAGTttgttggaggaggaggaagccgcAGAGGCATCCGATGGTGACGAGAGGGGTGTTGCGTTCATCCGGAAGTCTGAGATTCGTGGCGCCCCTGTCTTGTTCCAGAACCTGAGCG GTGTGCACTGGGGCTACGAGGAAACCAAGACTTTTCTTGATATCCTGCGGGAGACTCGGTTCTACGAAGCCCTCCAAGCCTGTCATCGGAAGAGCAAGCTGTACGGGGCCGTGGCTGAACAACTCCGGGAGTGCGGCTTCCTCCGGACGCCGGAGCAGTGCCGGACCAAATTCAAAAGCCTCCAGAAGAGCTACCGCAAAGTGAAAAACGGTCACGTGCTGGAGTCCTGTGCGTTCTACAAGGAGATGGACGCGCTGATCAACTCTCGGGCCGCTGCCCCTTCCGCCGACACTCCAGAAGAAGTCCCATCACCctcagggcaagagagagaggaggttgAGATGGAGTCCCAGGAACCCACAGGTTGGGAACCCGAGGAGACCTCACAGGAGGCAACGGGAGAAGATTCTGGCAGTGAGAGAACGAGTGAGGAGGAAATCGTACACGAGTCGGAATTCCAGGGGCCCCCGGGTCTACTGCAAAGCCCGAGCG attTTGAAATTGGACGTAGTATCAAGGAGGATGCAACACAGGTAATCTACAAGGACATGGAACAGCATCGGGCACTGATAGAAAAGTCTAAGAGGGTTGTTTCCCAGAACGCTGATCCAGGTAAATACCGGAAAAGGGAATGCATCTCAGGAAGACAGTGGGAAAGCCTTCAAGCGGTCAGGCAGGGAAAGCTGATGTCTCAGCCTCGAGATTTAGGGAGAGCCGCAGCGCATCCGAGGCCTTTGGTGGGGAGGAGACCCTACCGGCTTCTCAAATACGGAGACGGCTTCGGGAGGAATGCTCGTCTGATGTGCCGGGTCACCCACCAGAAGGAAAACCCTTACCAGTGCGGTGTCTGCGGGAAGTGCTTCGGCAGGAGCAGGAGCCTAATCAGACACCAAAGAATCCACACGGGAGAAAAGCCGTTCAAGTGTCTTGACTGTGGGAAAAGCTTTAACGACTCCTCCAACTTTGGTGCCCACCAGAGAATCCACACGGGGGAGAAGCCCTACAGGTGCGGAGAGTGTGGAAAGTGCTTCAGTCAGAGCTCCAGCCTCATCATCCACCAGAGGACGCACACGGGAGAGAAGCCTTATCAGTGCGGGGAGTGCGGGAAGAGCTTCACCAACAGCTCCCATTTCAGCGCCCACCGCAGGGTGCACACTGGCGAGAACCCCTACAAATGTGTGGACTGCGAAAAAAGCTTCAATAACTGTACGAGGTTTCGCGAGCACCGGAGGATACACACCGGAGAGAAGCCCTACGGCTGTGCCCAGTGTGGCAAACGTTTCAGTAAGAGCTCTGTCCTCGCCAAGCATCGGGAGGTTCATTCCAGAGAGAAGCTTCTGCCACACCCACCGCCCGCCTGTGCCCTGGAGAGCCCGCCTAAGGGAAAGACTGATGACTTCAGGAAAACGTTTTGA